A window of the Ardenticatenales bacterium genome harbors these coding sequences:
- a CDS encoding RimK family alpha-L-glutamate ligase has protein sequence MRIGILTRNPSLYSTRRLLETCRHRGHNAILIDTIRAAIQLTRITSRNPHPRLTSVDGLIPRVGTSITQYGIMVVRHYESQGVFLTATASAIGNSRDKYASMRILTRADIPVPHTMLVSSTPELLPAIEKMGGFPIVLKQRQGTQGRGVMLVHDLEMLQRLINVWQTSPLQLLVQEFVPEAQGKDFRIIVVGNRCVAAMERSAPVGDFRANLHQGGVAKEIALPAHLEKLALRAAAALHLSVGGIDVIESSRGPLVLEANSSPGLEGIERVTQQDVAGHIVSYLEQQQRQTSRLRRHRRRR, from the coding sequence ATGAGAATAGGTATCCTTACCCGCAATCCTTCGCTATATAGCACGCGCCGCCTGCTGGAAACATGCCGGCATCGCGGACATAACGCGATCCTCATTGACACCATCCGCGCCGCCATCCAACTCACCCGCATCACCAGCCGCAATCCCCATCCCCGCCTGACCTCCGTGGATGGCCTCATCCCCCGCGTCGGCACATCGATCACGCAATACGGCATCATGGTCGTGCGCCACTATGAGTCACAGGGCGTTTTCCTCACGGCCACGGCCAGCGCCATCGGCAACTCGCGAGACAAATACGCCAGTATGCGAATCCTTACCCGCGCCGACATCCCCGTGCCCCATACCATGCTGGTATCCTCAACACCGGAACTGTTGCCGGCCATCGAGAAAATGGGCGGCTTCCCTATCGTGCTAAAACAACGTCAGGGTACGCAAGGCCGGGGCGTGATGCTGGTACATGACCTGGAAATGCTGCAGCGCCTCATCAATGTATGGCAAACGTCCCCCCTGCAACTACTGGTGCAGGAGTTCGTTCCCGAAGCTCAGGGCAAGGATTTTCGCATTATCGTCGTGGGGAATCGCTGCGTGGCGGCCATGGAGCGCAGCGCGCCTGTCGGAGATTTTCGCGCCAATTTGCACCAGGGCGGCGTGGCCAAGGAGATTGCGCTGCCGGCACACCTGGAAAAGTTGGCGCTGCGGGCGGCGGCGGCGTTGCACCTATCCGTGGGGGGCATCGACGTGATTGAGTCTTCTCGCGGCCCCCTGGTGTTGGAAGCCAACTCCTCGCCCGGCCTGGAGGGAATCGAGCGCGTGACGCAACAGGACGTGGCCGGTCATATTGTCAGCTATCTGGAACAGCAGCAGCGGCAAACGTCGCGCCTACGTCGCCATCGCCGCCGGCGATAG
- a CDS encoding ABC transporter permease: MTNYLIRRGLQMIMVVFGATIAIYVLLQAAPGDPLSGINLGGDRRARFTEHEIDVMRANLGLNRPVWLGYLTWVAGEDWVDELGNAIGNPGNAKTLPVTGTWADFQLAQCRDAGGTNEGVEPGKGYPCQRGIVRGDWGKSWKLARGQDVMGIIEGRIKDTTILMASATLFSLLIAVPIGIISAVRQYSALDYAVTTFSFFGISMPAFWFGLMLVILFGLTFKNWGLPFFPTGNVVDLRILPGSIQDVLGVSAGSLGDRIIHLVLPTIMLSLLYLAGWSRFLRSSMLEVLRQDYVRTARAKGLSERVVILKHATRNALIPLITIVVFQIPGIFGGAILTETIFNYPGMGRLFISALGQSDWPIVMGYLFITAILVVVATLVGDLLYTVVDPRIRFE, from the coding sequence ATGACGAATTATCTCATTCGACGAGGGCTACAGATGATCATGGTGGTATTCGGAGCCACCATTGCCATCTACGTGCTGCTGCAAGCCGCACCGGGCGACCCGTTGTCCGGCATCAACCTGGGCGGAGACCGCCGCGCCCGCTTCACGGAACACGAGATCGACGTGATGCGCGCGAACCTGGGGCTGAACCGGCCGGTGTGGCTGGGGTATTTGACCTGGGTTGCGGGGGAAGATTGGGTTGATGAATTGGGGAACGCCATCGGCAACCCGGGGAACGCCAAGACGCTGCCGGTGACGGGGACGTGGGCGGATTTCCAGTTGGCACAATGCCGGGATGCGGGTGGGACGAACGAAGGCGTAGAACCGGGCAAGGGGTATCCATGCCAGCGGGGGATCGTGCGCGGGGACTGGGGCAAGTCGTGGAAACTGGCACGGGGACAGGACGTGATGGGCATCATCGAAGGGCGCATCAAGGACACGACCATCCTGATGGCCTCGGCGACGCTGTTTTCGTTGCTGATCGCCGTGCCCATCGGCATCATCTCGGCCGTGCGGCAGTACTCGGCGCTGGACTATGCGGTGACGACGTTCAGCTTCTTTGGGATATCGATGCCGGCATTCTGGTTTGGCCTGATGCTGGTCATCCTCTTCGGACTCACCTTCAAGAACTGGGGGCTGCCATTCTTCCCCACGGGGAACGTGGTGGACCTGCGCATCTTGCCGGGCAGCATTCAGGACGTACTAGGGGTGAGCGCCGGGTCACTGGGGGACCGCATCATCCACCTGGTCCTGCCGACCATCATGCTCAGCCTGCTGTACCTGGCGGGGTGGAGCCGCTTCCTGCGCTCGTCGATGCTGGAAGTACTGCGGCAAGACTACGTGCGCACGGCACGGGCCAAAGGACTGAGCGAGCGGGTCGTGATTCTGAAACACGCCACGCGCAACGCCCTCATCCCGCTCATCACCATCGTCGTGTTCCAGATACCGGGCATCTTCGGCGGGGCGATCCTCACCGAAACCATCTTCAACTACCCGGGGATGGGGCGGTTGTTCATCTCCGCGCTGGGGCAGAGCGACTGGCCCATCGTCATGGGCTACCTGTTCATCACGGCCATCCTGGTGGTCGTCGCCACCCTGGTGGGCGACCTGCTGTACACGGTGGTAGACCCGCGCATCCGCTTCGAGTAA
- a CDS encoding ABC transporter permease, with protein sequence MSVAELDVDALQAEALLTSKPEPLLLTYWNRLRRHRLATASLVVILLMLLTVVVGPMVMGSRTYYNYAQKQDMPYTRDTQDLLNRNAAPSVEHPLGTDELGRDVLMRLLLAGQLSLFIAFTVTIFQETIGIFIGAVSGYFGGLVDNLIQRLVEFIIILPGLPLLLTLSALLRNVSIPFLKPEWGQAVVIVLILVTLGWTGSCRLARAMVLSLRNQEFTEASKALGLSDLRIIVRHMLPNALPPIIVSATLGFGGVIIYESALSFLGFGIQQPVATWGNMLQDVQKDMFTAPWKAFYPGFAIFITSLAFNYFGDGLRDALDPRLKL encoded by the coding sequence ATGTCCGTAGCCGAACTAGACGTAGATGCCCTGCAGGCGGAAGCCCTGCTGACGAGCAAACCCGAACCCCTGTTACTGACCTATTGGAACCGGCTGCGCCGGCATCGCCTGGCGACCGCCAGCCTGGTGGTCATTCTGCTGATGCTCCTGACCGTGGTCGTCGGTCCGATGGTGATGGGGAGTCGCACCTACTACAACTACGCGCAGAAGCAAGACATGCCGTACACGCGAGACACGCAAGACCTGCTGAACCGCAACGCCGCGCCCTCGGTGGAACATCCGCTGGGGACGGACGAATTGGGGCGGGACGTCCTCATGCGGCTGCTGCTGGCGGGGCAACTCTCCCTATTCATCGCCTTCACCGTGACCATCTTCCAGGAAACGATAGGCATCTTCATCGGAGCCGTCTCCGGGTACTTCGGTGGCCTGGTGGACAACCTGATCCAGCGGCTGGTGGAATTCATCATCATCCTGCCCGGGCTACCGCTACTGTTGACCCTCTCGGCGCTGTTGCGGAACGTCTCCATCCCGTTCCTCAAGCCGGAGTGGGGGCAAGCGGTGGTCATCGTCCTCATCCTGGTGACACTGGGGTGGACCGGGTCGTGCCGCCTGGCGCGGGCGATGGTGCTGAGCCTGCGCAACCAGGAATTCACGGAAGCCTCGAAAGCATTGGGGCTGTCCGACCTGCGCATCATCGTGCGGCACATGCTGCCGAACGCGCTGCCGCCGATCATCGTCAGTGCCACGCTGGGGTTTGGCGGCGTGATCATCTACGAATCGGCGTTGAGCTTCCTGGGGTTTGGCATTCAGCAGCCGGTGGCGACGTGGGGGAACATGCTGCAAGACGTGCAGAAAGACATGTTCACCGCGCCGTGGAAGGCCTTCTATCCGGGATTTGCCATCTTCATCACGTCGCTGGCATTCAATTACTTTGGTGACGGTCTGCGGGACGCCCTCGACCCGCGCCTGAAGCTGTAG
- a CDS encoding dipeptide ABC transporter ATP-binding protein has product MSYKKKQGPEREKRVLLEVKNLQKFFPVRAGLLQRVKAWVKAVDDVSFFIYEGESFGLVGESGCGKTTVGRTILRLLPATSGTVTFDGQNIFDLNGADLKKMRRDMQIIFQDPYSSLDPRMPVGESIGEGLRVHTKKNAQERYDVVVEMLTRVGLRADHARRYPHEFSGGQRQRIGIARALALRPKFIVCDEPVSALDVSIQAQVLNILKELQSEFGLTYLFIAHNLSVVEHFSDRVGVMYLGKIVEVAAREDLYADPLHPYTQALLSAIPVPDPTYKRKRIILEGDVPSPLNPPRGCRFHTRCPLAFDKCSQDEPVLKDYGNLHYAACWLLETGEPGASKIVRHVEIEAT; this is encoded by the coding sequence ATGTCCTATAAGAAAAAACAAGGCCCCGAGCGAGAAAAACGAGTTCTGTTAGAGGTGAAGAACTTGCAGAAATTCTTCCCCGTACGCGCTGGCTTGCTGCAACGGGTGAAAGCCTGGGTTAAGGCTGTGGATGATGTTTCCTTCTTCATTTATGAAGGCGAATCGTTTGGTCTGGTAGGCGAGTCGGGCTGCGGCAAAACAACAGTGGGACGCACGATTTTGCGTTTGCTGCCGGCAACAAGCGGGACCGTCACTTTTGATGGGCAAAACATCTTTGACCTCAACGGCGCGGACTTGAAGAAGATGCGCCGCGACATGCAGATTATCTTCCAAGACCCGTATTCCTCGCTGGATCCGCGTATGCCCGTCGGCGAGAGCATTGGCGAAGGATTGCGCGTACACACGAAGAAGAACGCGCAGGAGCGGTATGACGTCGTCGTGGAGATGCTCACCCGCGTTGGCTTGCGCGCCGACCATGCCCGTCGCTATCCGCACGAGTTTTCTGGTGGTCAGCGGCAGCGCATCGGCATCGCCCGCGCTCTGGCCCTCCGCCCCAAATTCATCGTGTGCGACGAACCTGTCTCCGCTTTGGATGTGTCCATTCAAGCCCAGGTGCTGAACATTCTGAAAGAACTCCAGTCGGAATTTGGTCTGACGTATCTTTTCATTGCGCATAATCTGAGCGTGGTGGAACACTTCAGCGACCGCGTAGGTGTGATGTATCTGGGCAAGATCGTGGAAGTGGCCGCGCGCGAAGACCTGTATGCCGATCCGCTGCATCCGTATACACAGGCCCTTCTGTCCGCGATTCCCGTGCCCGATCCTACCTACAAACGCAAGCGCATTATTCTGGAAGGGGACGTGCCCAGCCCGCTGAATCCGCCGCGTGGCTGTCGTTTTCACACACGTTGCCCGTTGGCTTTCGATAAATGCTCTCAGGATGAGCCGGTGCTGAAAGATTATGGCAATCTGCATTATGCGGCCTGCTGGTTATTGGAGACAGGCGAGCCAGGCGCGAGCAAGATTGTGCGGCACGTCGAAATTGAGGCGACGTGA
- a CDS encoding molybdopterin-dependent oxidoreductase produces the protein MTAATASPRQFSRRDMLRLLAGGSAGFLVAACRPPNPPPDATTLPTPAASAAAATTTPAAATATPPSPPPWQPPTTTRITPNEDFYTLKYNPEPPPDVDVASYRLEIMGVVDRPLSLSLAEIMAYPSVIQMRTLQCISNPVGGNLIGNAMWKGVRMKQLLADAGIQSPTHHLKLESLDGYDTGIPASLALDENALLVYEMNGDPLPAAHGFPLRCLWPGRYGQKQPKWLHRVTVQRTPHLGHWESQGWSDEARINPTAIIETPPENSTQSPDFYVGGIANATDVGLEGVEVSLDGGATWQQAELLRGPSSLVWTHWWVRVQGGNAGTYRILANTTDNAGNDQSLPGRANRLLGGAFPDGVDEMQQLTIRVIGAQG, from the coding sequence ATGACGGCTGCAACGGCTTCACCCAGACAATTCTCCCGGCGGGACATGCTGCGACTGCTGGCCGGAGGCAGCGCGGGCTTCCTGGTGGCGGCCTGTCGCCCCCCAAATCCGCCGCCAGACGCAACCACTCTCCCTACGCCAGCGGCAAGTGCGGCGGCAGCCACAACCACGCCCGCCGCGGCAACGGCCACACCCCCTTCGCCCCCGCCCTGGCAACCGCCAACGACCACGCGCATCACGCCGAATGAGGACTTTTATACACTCAAATACAATCCGGAACCACCGCCAGACGTGGACGTGGCGAGCTACCGCCTGGAAATTATGGGCGTGGTTGATCGGCCCTTGTCTCTATCATTGGCGGAGATCATGGCTTACCCATCCGTTATCCAGATGCGCACGCTGCAATGTATCAGTAATCCGGTGGGGGGGAACTTAATCGGCAATGCGATGTGGAAGGGGGTGCGGATGAAGCAGTTGTTGGCGGATGCCGGCATTCAATCCCCCACCCACCACCTCAAACTCGAATCCCTGGATGGCTACGACACAGGCATCCCCGCCTCCCTGGCCCTGGACGAAAACGCCCTCCTCGTCTACGAAATGAACGGAGACCCCCTCCCTGCCGCGCATGGCTTCCCCCTCCGCTGCCTCTGGCCTGGTCGCTATGGGCAAAAACAACCCAAGTGGCTGCACCGCGTCACCGTGCAGCGCACGCCGCACCTGGGGCACTGGGAATCACAGGGCTGGAGCGACGAGGCGCGAATCAATCCCACGGCCATTATCGAAACACCCCCCGAAAACAGTACGCAGTCGCCCGATTTTTACGTCGGCGGCATCGCCAATGCCACGGATGTGGGCCTGGAGGGGGTGGAGGTGAGCCTGGACGGAGGCGCGACATGGCAGCAGGCGGAGCTGCTGCGCGGACCGTCGTCGCTAGTTTGGACGCATTGGTGGGTGCGCGTGCAGGGGGGAAATGCCGGCACTTACCGCATCCTGGCTAATACAACGGACAATGCCGGCAACGATCAATCCCTCCCTGGTCGCGCCAACCGACTGCTGGGCGGCGCCTTCCCTGACGGCGTCGATGAAATGCAGCAACTAACCATTCGCGTCATCGGCGCACAAGGATAA
- a CDS encoding peptide ABC transporter substrate-binding protein, with the protein MKMVKRWWVIAAILVLGAVVLAACQPEVVTETVEVTRVVKEEVVVEGQPVEVTRVVVEEKIVEVEPTAAPVEAKPKDLIVCMAQEPETLYVYGGSMLAMSAVLHAVYENNLTTLSYGYQAQGIEKVPSLSDGDAFFETVTVNPGDMVVDADVNPVAWGEEVTVTNANDEEVAFDGSPVEMKQLVVQFTIKPRVWSDGTPVSADDSVYSFEIASDPDTQSSKYTIDRTASYAATGDLTVEWRGLPGYLDSQYFTNFWTPLPRHAWGGLTAAELNEAEESSRMPMGDGPFMITEWVAGDNISLVKNPNYYRASEGLPYVDTVTYKFVPDTNQLIAQLLAGQCDIGTQDGMDVGQSPFLIEAEANGILVPYFQTGTVFEHIDFNIQPYDDRTVWFDDVRVRQAFTMCTDRQSMVDNILYGRSEVISSYIPSVHPLFNQNNVQWPYDVDAANKLLDEAGFTDSDGDGLRNHPTTGENFIVTLGTTTGNEMRQQLTQIFKENLSACGVQIDLYYLPAGEWFADGPEGPLFGRTFDLGEFAWLTGVDPSCNLYITDEIPGPPEEGYAGWGGANETGWSNADYDTACKAALASLPGTAEYEQNHKDAQLIFSENVPVIPLFLRLKVAAARPEVMNFGVDPTQNSELYNIFEIDLNQ; encoded by the coding sequence ATGAAAATGGTAAAACGATGGTGGGTCATTGCGGCTATTTTGGTCCTCGGCGCCGTCGTCCTCGCTGCCTGCCAGCCTGAGGTCGTCACGGAAACGGTCGAAGTGACCCGCGTAGTCAAAGAAGAAGTAGTTGTTGAAGGCCAACCCGTCGAGGTAACTCGCGTGGTTGTCGAAGAAAAAATCGTGGAAGTGGAACCGACCGCCGCTCCGGTGGAAGCCAAGCCAAAAGACCTGATCGTCTGCATGGCTCAGGAACCGGAAACCCTCTACGTCTATGGCGGCAGCATGTTGGCCATGAGCGCCGTTCTCCATGCCGTTTATGAGAACAACCTCACCACGCTGTCCTATGGCTACCAGGCACAGGGCATTGAGAAAGTGCCTTCGCTCTCTGATGGCGATGCCTTCTTTGAAACCGTGACCGTCAATCCTGGCGACATGGTGGTTGACGCCGATGTCAACCCCGTGGCCTGGGGCGAAGAAGTCACCGTCACGAACGCGAATGACGAAGAAGTGGCCTTTGACGGCAGCCCTGTGGAAATGAAGCAGTTGGTTGTCCAGTTCACCATCAAGCCGCGCGTCTGGTCTGACGGCACGCCCGTGAGCGCTGATGACTCCGTCTACAGCTTCGAAATCGCCTCCGACCCCGACACGCAAAGCTCCAAATACACAATTGATCGTACGGCCAGCTATGCGGCCACCGGCGACCTGACCGTGGAATGGCGCGGTCTGCCCGGCTATCTTGACTCCCAATACTTCACCAACTTCTGGACGCCGCTGCCGCGTCACGCCTGGGGTGGTCTTACCGCTGCCGAGCTGAACGAAGCGGAAGAAAGCTCCCGTATGCCCATGGGCGACGGCCCCTTCATGATTACTGAATGGGTCGCCGGCGACAACATCAGCCTGGTGAAGAACCCCAACTACTATCGTGCTTCCGAAGGTCTCCCCTACGTGGACACCGTCACCTACAAGTTCGTCCCCGATACCAACCAGCTCATTGCCCAGTTGCTTGCCGGTCAGTGCGACATTGGTACGCAGGACGGTATGGACGTCGGCCAATCCCCGTTCTTGATTGAAGCGGAAGCCAATGGCATTTTGGTGCCCTACTTCCAGACCGGTACGGTGTTTGAGCACATTGACTTCAACATCCAGCCCTACGACGACCGCACCGTCTGGTTCGACGACGTGCGTGTGCGTCAGGCCTTCACGATGTGCACCGACCGCCAGAGCATGGTGGACAACATCCTCTATGGCCGTTCCGAAGTTATCAGCAGCTACATCCCCAGCGTCCACCCGCTGTTCAACCAGAACAACGTACAGTGGCCGTACGACGTGGATGCCGCCAACAAACTTCTGGACGAAGCTGGCTTCACGGATTCGGATGGCGACGGTCTCCGCAACCACCCGACCACCGGTGAGAACTTCATCGTGACGTTGGGCACGACCACCGGCAACGAAATGCGTCAGCAGTTGACCCAGATCTTCAAGGAAAATCTGTCTGCTTGTGGCGTTCAGATTGACCTGTATTACCTGCCCGCCGGCGAGTGGTTCGCTGACGGCCCCGAAGGCCCGCTGTTTGGCCGTACCTTTGACCTGGGCGAATTCGCCTGGTTGACCGGTGTGGACCCCTCCTGCAACCTGTACATCACCGACGAAATCCCCGGCCCACCGGAAGAAGGTTATGCCGGTTGGGGTGGCGCGAACGAAACGGGTTGGAGCAATGCGGACTACGATACGGCTTGCAAGGCGGCCCTGGCTTCTCTGCCGGGTACAGCCGAGTATGAGCAAAATCACAAGGATGCCCAGCTGATCTTCTCCGAGAACGTGCCTGTGATTCCGTTGTTCCTGCGCCTGAAGGTTGCCGCGGCCCGTCCCGAAGTCATGAACTTCGGCGTGGACCCGACCCAGAACTCGGAGCTGTACAACATCTTCGAGATCGATCTCAACCAATAG
- a CDS encoding ABC transporter ATP-binding protein: protein MEKENILEVKGLKTQFFTEGGVVRAVDGVDFAVKRGEVLGIVGESGCGKSVTSLSIMRLIGQPGKIVDGNIIFDNVDLVNTPESKMMKIRGNRISMIFQQPTSCLNPVFRVGEQLSEVLFIHQDLGKEAGEKRAIELLTMVGIPEPESRIKAFPHELSGGMAQRVMIAMALACVPELLIADEPTTALDVTIQAQILDLMRNLRSKMDTSIILITHDLGVVAEMCDRVDVMYAGRIVEEASVYDLFQTPKHPYTTALIGSTPVLGQTDKELTTIPGSVPNLTDLPPGCKFAPRCVERVRNELEICTQEEPQLKLIAPNHKVRCWLYE, encoded by the coding sequence GTGGAAAAGGAAAACATCCTTGAAGTAAAAGGGCTTAAGACCCAATTCTTCACTGAAGGCGGTGTTGTTCGCGCTGTAGACGGCGTTGACTTCGCTGTCAAACGGGGTGAGGTACTGGGTATTGTTGGTGAATCGGGATGCGGCAAGAGCGTCACCTCGCTTTCGATTATGCGCCTGATAGGACAACCGGGGAAGATCGTAGATGGGAATATCATCTTCGATAACGTGGATCTGGTGAATACGCCAGAATCCAAGATGATGAAGATTCGAGGAAATCGTATCTCAATGATCTTCCAGCAACCCACAAGTTGTTTGAATCCGGTCTTTCGTGTGGGTGAGCAGTTGTCCGAAGTGCTTTTTATTCACCAGGACCTGGGGAAAGAGGCGGGCGAAAAGCGGGCCATTGAGCTATTGACGATGGTGGGAATTCCTGAGCCAGAGTCGCGTATCAAAGCATTCCCACATGAATTGTCAGGCGGTATGGCGCAGCGTGTGATGATCGCTATGGCCCTGGCTTGCGTGCCGGAACTGCTGATTGCCGACGAGCCTACCACCGCCCTGGATGTGACGATTCAGGCGCAGATTTTGGACTTGATGCGCAATCTCCGCTCTAAAATGGATACCTCTATTATCCTGATCACGCATGACTTGGGCGTCGTGGCGGAAATGTGCGACCGGGTGGATGTGATGTATGCCGGGCGTATCGTGGAGGAGGCTTCCGTTTATGACCTGTTCCAGACGCCGAAACATCCCTACACAACAGCCCTGATTGGCTCAACGCCCGTTTTGGGGCAGACTGACAAGGAGTTGACGACTATTCCTGGTTCCGTCCCCAATTTGACCGATTTGCCCCCAGGGTGCAAGTTTGCTCCCCGTTGTGTTGAGCGCGTGCGCAATGAATTGGAAATCTGCACTCAGGAAGAGCCGCAATTGAAATTGATTGCGCCGAACCACAAAGTGCGCTGCTGGTTGTACGAGTAA
- a CDS encoding response regulator, with product MAEEKNILVVDDYFEMLSFLRSILELSDQSYRVTGVPSAEEGMLELQQNAYDLLITDLRLPGISGFDLVRQARRRRPRMPVIMITAYSSDEGRQEATDLGVFRYFRKPLDTDGLLAAVHEALRTRPEAGHGRGATVPVADSVGHVESESPMGTLTDIARRLTMLRADTSATQVALARLDGTLLHDTGGQWSEKMPALTQTIARNMKSSYDLAQQLESHEPFTIQYQAGQRVDVYSANVGADHFVTILIDAQTRRGRIGTVWVFAQRAVADLLNLLPASASASASAPPPAPPSSEPTRLTVEAVAALPAAEPSPPPAAPIAESDYQAIEIVATPPVEEPTPSPPPSVAATPPPVEPAPLPLADLAAAMGPGIQVEEIDLDAFWEQASEMEERSGMRGISWEEAREQGLIGRIMDER from the coding sequence ATGGCTGAAGAAAAGAATATCCTGGTTGTGGATGACTACTTCGAGATGCTGTCTTTCCTGCGCTCGATATTGGAGCTATCTGATCAGAGCTATCGCGTGACGGGTGTGCCGTCTGCGGAAGAAGGAATGCTGGAACTGCAGCAGAATGCGTATGATCTGTTAATCACGGATTTGCGGCTGCCCGGCATTAGCGGTTTTGACCTGGTGCGGCAGGCGCGGCGGCGGCGTCCGCGTATGCCCGTTATCATGATTACGGCCTACAGTTCGGACGAGGGGCGGCAGGAGGCGACGGACCTGGGCGTTTTTCGCTATTTCCGCAAGCCATTGGATACGGATGGGTTGCTGGCGGCGGTGCATGAGGCGTTGCGCACGCGCCCGGAGGCCGGGCACGGAAGGGGGGCGACGGTGCCGGTGGCTGACTCCGTGGGCCATGTGGAAAGCGAGTCGCCGATGGGGACGTTGACGGATATTGCCCGCCGCCTGACGATGCTGCGGGCGGATACATCGGCGACGCAGGTAGCCCTGGCGCGGTTGGATGGGACGCTTTTGCATGATACGGGGGGGCAGTGGAGCGAGAAAATGCCGGCACTCACCCAAACCATCGCTCGCAACATGAAAAGCAGCTACGATCTGGCACAGCAGCTAGAAAGCCACGAACCCTTCACCATCCAGTATCAGGCCGGCCAGCGCGTGGACGTGTACAGCGCCAATGTCGGCGCGGATCACTTCGTCACCATCTTGATTGATGCCCAGACCCGTCGCGGGCGCATTGGCACGGTGTGGGTGTTTGCGCAGCGCGCCGTCGCCGATCTGCTGAATTTGTTGCCGGCATCGGCATCGGCATCGGCATCGGCTCCGCCACCCGCCCCCCCATCTTCCGAGCCGACTCGTCTGACAGTCGAGGCCGTTGCCGCGCTTCCCGCCGCGGAACCATCTCCGCCCCCCGCTGCGCCTATTGCCGAATCGGATTATCAGGCCATCGAAATTGTTGCCACGCCCCCAGTAGAAGAACCAACGCCGTCGCCTCCTCCATCCGTTGCCGCGACACCCCCGCCGGTTGAACCCGCCCCGCTACCATTGGCAGACCTGGCTGCGGCCATGGGGCCGGGGATACAGGTGGAGGAAATCGATCTGGATGCATTTTGGGAGCAGGCGAGCGAGATGGAAGAGCGTTCTGGTATGCGGGGGATTTCCTGGGAGGAAGCGCGCGAGCAAGGATTGATTGGTCGTATCATGGACGAAAGGTAA